One window of the Tetragenococcus koreensis genome contains the following:
- a CDS encoding VOC family protein, with amino-acid sequence MTDQTSRVSFFELPTDDMERASKFYAEVFKWETPEQGGSNRWAYTAPTDKQGNLLETGAINGDFRPRDKGLDRPLIMILVDDVDHQLKKVERAGGKVIYPAQDERQFGGPVWAVFSDTEGNHMGMYSFGP; translated from the coding sequence ATGACAGACCAAACAAGTCGAGTATCTTTTTTTGAATTACCTACTGATGACATGGAACGAGCTAGTAAATTTTATGCTGAAGTTTTCAAATGGGAAACGCCAGAACAAGGTGGTAGTAATAGATGGGCTTATACAGCTCCAACTGATAAGCAGGGCAATCTGTTAGAGACAGGAGCTATCAATGGTGATTTTAGACCACGGGATAAAGGTCTTGATCGCCCGTTAATTATGATTCTAGTTGATGATGTTGATCATCAATTGAAAAAAGTAGAAAGAGCAGGAGGTAAAGTGATCTATCCTGCGCAAGACGAGAGGCAATTTGGTGGGCCGGTATGGGCCGTGTTTAGTGATACTGAAGGAAATCATATGGGAATGTATTCATTTGGTCCGTAG
- a CDS encoding helix-turn-helix domain-containing protein, with translation MYNPKGNGELKKAKQVQFIEMKPPKFLMGIVHRFSEIKTNVPLDEEYLHHALPDACTYLIFDQLDVKIAGVTNLYTISEELNLGKEFHYVWVRFLPGVWKGQVKYGLVNLPYTGILPLKETNYQLACLDFTAKQAVLIRLIEQLIKEKIVVANPIAEKLASHIDIIHTVEDMADIVGVSSRQLQRILKNSVGFKPHDFLKILHLQQSIGDDGYSLYYTDQSHFIRSFRKATGYSPMRYTKKFDV, from the coding sequence ATGTACAATCCAAAAGGCAATGGTGAACTGAAAAAAGCAAAACAGGTACAATTTATCGAAATGAAACCACCAAAGTTTTTGATGGGGATCGTTCATCGTTTTTCTGAAATAAAGACGAATGTTCCTTTGGATGAAGAATATCTTCATCATGCTTTACCTGATGCATGTACTTATCTTATTTTTGATCAATTAGACGTAAAAATAGCTGGAGTTACGAATCTTTATACTATTTCTGAAGAACTAAATTTGGGAAAAGAATTTCATTATGTTTGGGTGCGTTTTTTGCCTGGAGTGTGGAAAGGGCAAGTGAAATATGGATTAGTGAATTTACCTTATACAGGTATTTTGCCACTTAAAGAGACGAACTATCAACTTGCTTGTCTAGACTTTACTGCAAAGCAGGCTGTACTTATTAGGCTGATAGAACAATTAATTAAAGAAAAAATAGTGGTGGCTAATCCGATAGCTGAAAAATTAGCTTCTCATATTGATATCATACATACAGTAGAAGATATGGCTGATATTGTTGGAGTATCTTCGCGCCAACTTCAGAGAATACTAAAAAATTCTGTAGGATTTAAACCACACGATTTCCTCAAGATTTTGCACTTACAACAATCTATTGGTGATGATGGTTATTCATTATATTATACCGATCAATCACATTTTATACGCTCCTTTCGCAAAGCGACAGGTTATTCGCCTATGAGATATACAAAAAAGTTTGATGTCTGA
- a CDS encoding GPP34 family phosphoprotein — protein sequence MLLTEKLQLLSINPQTNKPYVRTISYFPAVLSGALLGDLLVNQYVQLNGKKVVVINQQTDKSLLKDILVAMSEQEKTIKFWMQNLQKRSKDIEATIKHTFVQSGILTTKTSLFNKEKYELNEKKRTDYVLKIKAEIKFSLSKLEREEQLQPEEQEQLLLLGLIDSAKLLPILFPNNNEIKEAKKQIKKLKSSSLINKEIQSAINTIDTLNSSAGAFMMR from the coding sequence TTGTTACTAACAGAAAAGTTGCAACTTTTATCAATAAATCCGCAAACAAATAAGCCTTATGTACGTACAATAAGCTACTTTCCCGCTGTTTTAAGCGGCGCCTTATTAGGAGATCTACTTGTTAATCAGTATGTTCAATTGAATGGGAAAAAAGTCGTTGTCATTAACCAACAAACCGATAAGTCGTTACTAAAAGATATTTTGGTTGCAATGTCAGAACAGGAAAAAACAATCAAGTTTTGGATGCAAAACTTGCAAAAAAGATCGAAAGATATTGAAGCAACAATTAAACATACATTTGTACAATCAGGTATTTTAACGACAAAAACTTCTTTATTTAATAAAGAAAAGTACGAGTTGAACGAAAAAAAGAGAACGGATTATGTATTAAAAATTAAAGCTGAAATAAAATTCTCGCTATCAAAATTAGAACGTGAGGAGCAATTACAACCAGAAGAACAAGAGCAGCTATTGCTACTGGGCTTGATTGATTCAGCAAAGTTACTTCCCATATTATTCCCAAACAACAATGAAATAAAGGAAGCAAAAAAACAAATAAAAAAACTCAAATCCTCCTCGTTAATAAATAAAGAAATCCAGTCTGCGATAAATACAATAGACACGTTGAATTCATCAGCTGGCGCTTTCATGATGAGATAA
- a CDS encoding ABC-2 transporter permease, with product MLNLIRKDLIIQKKQLLMLLPLIAIFAIFGESFSPIFIFSIISVFIPMNAYIYDEQAGADFLLNSLPYTRKEIVAARYLGSIFYIPVTIAITAGALYLLQFHFTFKEALIAAMLSLLTVSIFFPLLYLIKPGYIGVAVIIGFVAGVILIPRLAGFFSEYLMELNELLASLTQVTLYTGSAVLLLLVYLFSWGASTIVYQRKKF from the coding sequence ATGCTTAATTTAATAAGAAAAGACTTAATTATTCAAAAAAAGCAGTTGCTAATGCTGCTACCCCTTATTGCTATTTTTGCTATATTCGGCGAATCATTTAGTCCAATTTTTATTTTTTCTATTATAAGCGTTTTTATCCCTATGAACGCTTATATTTATGATGAGCAAGCAGGAGCCGATTTTCTTTTAAATTCATTGCCATATACCCGTAAGGAGATAGTCGCAGCACGCTATCTAGGTTCAATTTTTTATATACCAGTGACAATCGCAATTACAGCAGGCGCTCTTTACTTATTGCAATTTCATTTTACTTTTAAAGAGGCTTTGATCGCTGCTATGTTGTCGCTGTTAACCGTATCGATTTTTTTCCCACTACTTTATTTAATTAAACCTGGATATATTGGTGTCGCAGTGATTATTGGGTTTGTTGCAGGTGTGATACTAATTCCGCGATTGGCAGGCTTTTTTTCGGAATATTTAATGGAGTTAAATGAATTGTTGGCAAGTTTAACCCAAGTCACGTTATACACTGGAAGCGCCGTATTACTTCTTTTAGTTTATTTGTTTTCTTGGGGCGCAAGTACTATTGTTTATCAACGCAAAAAGTTTTGA
- a CDS encoding ABC transporter ATP-binding protein, whose protein sequence is MENIVEFKNVSKYFKGFSLKNNDLAIKKGAITGFIGANGAGKSTTIKLMMHLLKADEGAIELFGLNYERNEKEIKERIGFVYDENVFYENLDLETLHTIIAPAYVSWDERQFEYYIEQFDLPMDKTLKTFSKGMQMKVSLAIALSHDAEFIIMDEPTAGLDPTFRREMLNILRNLMVEEQRTIFFSTHITSDLDKIADHIAFIHDGKILFNQSMNSLLNQYLLVKGKQEVLIENPDLRQLFIHFEQTTTEFQGLTDQIDEVNARFARKVELESATLEDIMYFMIGVKREDA, encoded by the coding sequence TTGGAGAATATAGTTGAATTTAAGAATGTCTCAAAATACTTTAAAGGTTTTTCTTTAAAAAATAATGATTTAGCAATAAAAAAAGGAGCCATTACAGGATTTATTGGGGCTAACGGTGCAGGAAAATCAACAACAATTAAGCTGATGATGCATCTTTTAAAGGCAGATGAAGGTGCGATCGAGCTTTTTGGTTTGAATTATGAGCGAAATGAAAAAGAGATTAAAGAGCGTATTGGCTTTGTATATGATGAAAATGTCTTTTACGAAAATTTAGATCTTGAAACATTGCATACAATTATTGCGCCTGCCTATGTTTCTTGGGATGAGAGACAGTTTGAGTATTATATTGAGCAATTTGATTTGCCAATGGATAAAACTCTCAAAACTTTCTCAAAAGGAATGCAAATGAAGGTATCTTTGGCAATTGCACTTTCCCATGATGCTGAATTTATTATAATGGATGAGCCTACAGCTGGGCTAGACCCGACTTTTCGTAGAGAAATGTTAAACATTTTACGTAACCTTATGGTGGAAGAACAAAGAACGATCTTTTTTTCTACACACATTACCAGTGACCTTGATAAGATAGCGGATCATATTGCCTTTATACATGACGGAAAAATTTTATTTAATCAATCAATGAATAGCTTATTAAATCAGTACTTGTTGGTTAAAGGTAAACAAGAAGTATTGATAGAAAACCCTGATTTGCGTCAATTATTTATCCATTTTGAACAAACTACCACCGAATTTCAGGGATTAACTGACCAAATAGATGAAGTTAATGCCCGATTTGCTAGAAAAGTGGAACTTGAAAGTGCAACGTTAGAAGATATTATGTATTTTATGATTGGGGTGAAACGAGAAGATGCTTAA